A single region of the Pseudorhodoplanes sp. genome encodes:
- a CDS encoding OsmC family protein codes for MSVRSVLDAMAAQYPAANDAVVNVEATCVLAIDGTTWKIEEMVLSVGISGLAVDEIEKVLEIADTRCPISGALRGNVRITKSVAGTGQ; via the coding sequence ATGTCGGTGCGCTCTGTCCTCGACGCGATGGCGGCACAGTATCCGGCGGCAAATGACGCTGTGGTCAATGTGGAGGCGACCTGCGTGCTGGCGATAGACGGTACGACCTGGAAAATCGAAGAGATGGTTTTGTCTGTCGGCATAAGCGGGCTGGCCGTCGATGAGATCGAGAAGGTGTTGGAAATCGCCGATACTCGATGTCCCATTTCCGGCGCGCTACGGGGCAATGTGCGCATCACCAAGAGTGTCGCTGGAACGGGCCAATGA
- a CDS encoding citryl-CoA lyase has protein sequence MTSDRRDREEAPNDWWRTSIIDIAPGSIRMRGYPIQDLIGNCSFPQMIWLMLRGELPSLAQAELLEAALVAAVDHGPQAPSIAIARMSMTCGVGINNAMASGVNALGDVHGGAGQQAMQLYAAITSSMKAGLSANEAAEREVGSRIDRRQHIPGFGHRFHRIDPRAIRLLQLVDAAASRKEIVGTFAEIGRACESALERKTGRRLPMNIDGATAVIYSELGFSPEHGRGLFILSRSVGILAHAYEQHTQGARIKGPMPPATGYRYEGPAPRPVPVRQQLEKSEKKS, from the coding sequence ATGACGTCAGATAGAAGAGACCGTGAGGAGGCGCCAAACGATTGGTGGCGGACCTCCATCATCGATATCGCGCCGGGATCCATCCGCATGCGCGGTTACCCCATCCAAGACCTGATCGGGAATTGCAGCTTCCCGCAGATGATCTGGCTGATGCTCAGGGGAGAACTGCCTTCCCTGGCGCAGGCCGAGCTTCTTGAGGCCGCGCTGGTTGCCGCGGTTGACCATGGGCCGCAGGCGCCCTCGATTGCGATTGCCCGCATGTCCATGACCTGCGGCGTTGGCATCAACAATGCAATGGCGTCCGGCGTGAACGCTCTTGGCGATGTGCACGGGGGTGCCGGGCAGCAGGCGATGCAGCTCTATGCGGCCATTACTTCGTCCATGAAGGCAGGACTCTCGGCCAACGAGGCAGCCGAGCGTGAAGTCGGCAGCCGCATAGACAGAAGACAGCATATCCCGGGCTTCGGCCATCGCTTCCACCGCATCGATCCTCGGGCAATCCGGCTTCTCCAACTGGTCGACGCGGCTGCTTCGAGAAAGGAGATCGTCGGCACGTTCGCGGAAATCGGCCGGGCGTGCGAGAGCGCGCTCGAACGCAAAACCGGCCGGCGGTTGCCCATGAATATCGACGGTGCCACGGCCGTCATCTACTCCGAGCTTGGCTTCAGCCCGGAGCATGGACGCGGTCTTTTCATTCTGTCGCGCTCGGTTGGAATTCTGGCCCACGCTTATGAGCAGCATACCCAGGGTGCCCGCATCAAAGGCCCAATGCCTCCGGCGACGGGATATCGCTACGAGGGTCCTGCGCCGCGCCCGGTGCCCGTTCGTCAACAGCTCGAAAAGTCGGAAAAAAAATCGTGA
- a CDS encoding ABC transporter ATP-binding protein — protein MSLEVPPNSTVTILGRNGAGKTTTLRTVMGLCRCASGSVTLDGKPLDDLTPDARARMGLALVPDDRGIFSSLSVRENLEIAQRKKSRWQVADIYDLFPRLKERQDNAGNALSGGEQQMLAIGRALLTDPQLVLLDEPTEGLAPIVVDQIVEVIKDVRKAGISLLLVEQNLSVCFAVGDFHYIMEDGQIVYSATTADFHHRRDLHEKYLGV, from the coding sequence GTGTCGCTCGAGGTGCCGCCGAACTCCACGGTGACCATTCTCGGCCGCAACGGTGCCGGCAAAACGACGACGTTGCGCACGGTCATGGGCCTGTGCCGTTGCGCAAGCGGCTCCGTTACGCTTGACGGCAAGCCGCTCGACGATCTGACTCCGGACGCGCGAGCGCGGATGGGCCTGGCCCTCGTGCCCGACGACCGCGGCATCTTCAGCAGCTTGTCCGTGCGCGAAAATCTGGAAATCGCGCAGCGCAAGAAGTCCCGCTGGCAAGTCGCTGATATCTACGACCTGTTTCCGCGCCTGAAAGAGCGCCAAGACAATGCTGGCAACGCGCTTTCTGGCGGCGAGCAGCAGATGCTCGCTATCGGCCGCGCCTTGCTGACGGATCCGCAACTCGTGCTGCTTGACGAACCGACGGAGGGCCTCGCACCCATCGTCGTCGATCAGATCGTTGAGGTTATCAAGGACGTTCGCAAGGCGGGCATTTCGCTGCTTCTGGTCGAGCAGAACCTGAGTGTGTGCTTCGCCGTCGGCGATTTCCATTACATCATGGAGGACGGCCAGATCGTCTATTCAGCAACGACGGCCGACTTTCACCACCGCAGGGACCTGCACGAGAAGTACCTCGGCGTCTAG
- a CDS encoding FAD-dependent oxidoreductase has translation MNSEIRKRYGHVFRPFRIGRVEIKNRIFVPAHTTNFAEDFRPTETHVNYHRERAKGGVGLIIIECLRVHKTSLGRSGGLSGNDRRTLPGLRKIVDVIHAENIPAFVQITHAGRHSENFVERLPAWGPSSIPWTGSGEMPHAMTRSEIREVIACYRDAVELALEAGFDGMEIHFGHGHLLHQFLSPASNNRTDEYGGSDENRMRFPMEVLRAVVDQLRDRAPLGVRLSVDELMTGGLDADASRHIAHRAATEAGVSFINASVASYNWPSIGYHVADMSYPPHPYLDLTVRLRDAIGSLPMLTANRYTTLADAEEALATGAIDMVGMMRAHIADPEIIKKTLEGREDRIRPCVASNFCIEQLALHRPITCMMNPRVGKEKDWPVPPPQSEKSKSILVVGGGPAGMEFARVAALRRHRVTLWEKSPSLGGLLTIAATGVGRSDLGKMKAYLEREVLESGAIVECEREATVDDVRAFGADLVVVAAGAEVDAVAIPGLAKALTVTEALAMDRNLWRGGSVLIYDLSGSWGTLTAAETLAASGAEVSIVGKPETALWDINLYSRMIAFERLRERNVFIQTRAAPVLYDGGTVTVRETSVGRETILGPFTHVVVATRGVSRLKMLNDFEQADVAVRSIGDANAPHALLQATYAANALARTV, from the coding sequence ATGAACAGCGAGATTCGCAAACGCTACGGTCACGTTTTTCGACCGTTCCGGATCGGCAGGGTGGAGATCAAGAACCGGATTTTCGTGCCGGCGCATACGACCAATTTTGCGGAAGACTTCCGCCCGACCGAGACCCACGTCAACTATCACCGCGAGCGCGCGAAGGGCGGCGTCGGGCTGATCATCATCGAATGCCTGCGCGTGCATAAGACCAGTCTCGGCCGTTCGGGCGGATTGAGCGGAAATGACCGACGCACGCTGCCGGGGTTGCGAAAGATTGTCGATGTCATTCACGCCGAAAATATCCCGGCATTCGTCCAGATCACACATGCTGGCCGGCACAGCGAGAACTTCGTCGAACGACTGCCGGCGTGGGGGCCGTCCTCGATTCCGTGGACCGGCTCAGGCGAAATGCCGCACGCAATGACGCGGAGCGAGATCAGGGAAGTGATCGCCTGCTACCGCGACGCGGTCGAACTGGCGCTCGAGGCGGGTTTCGACGGCATGGAGATCCATTTCGGCCACGGTCATCTGTTGCACCAGTTTCTTTCGCCAGCGTCGAACAACCGCACTGACGAGTATGGCGGCAGCGACGAGAACCGGATGCGCTTCCCGATGGAAGTGTTGCGTGCGGTAGTTGATCAGCTCCGGGACCGTGCGCCGTTGGGCGTACGGCTGAGCGTGGACGAACTGATGACGGGCGGCCTCGATGCCGATGCGAGCCGGCATATCGCCCATCGGGCGGCGACGGAGGCTGGCGTCAGCTTCATCAATGCATCGGTGGCGTCTTACAACTGGCCCAGCATCGGCTACCACGTCGCCGACATGAGTTATCCGCCTCATCCGTATCTCGATCTGACGGTGCGGCTGCGCGACGCCATAGGCTCGCTGCCAATGTTGACTGCGAATCGTTACACCACGCTGGCGGACGCGGAAGAAGCTCTAGCAACCGGCGCGATCGACATGGTCGGCATGATGCGCGCGCACATCGCCGATCCCGAGATCATCAAGAAGACGCTTGAAGGCCGCGAGGATCGCATCCGGCCCTGCGTTGCGTCGAATTTCTGCATCGAGCAACTGGCACTGCACCGGCCGATCACGTGCATGATGAACCCGCGTGTAGGCAAGGAGAAGGACTGGCCCGTCCCGCCGCCGCAGTCTGAGAAGAGCAAGAGCATCCTTGTGGTTGGCGGAGGTCCGGCCGGCATGGAGTTCGCACGCGTCGCCGCATTGCGCAGGCATCGTGTGACGCTTTGGGAGAAGAGCCCGTCGCTTGGTGGCCTGCTGACGATCGCGGCGACCGGTGTCGGCCGCAGCGATCTCGGCAAGATGAAAGCTTATCTGGAGCGGGAAGTTCTAGAGTCGGGCGCGATCGTCGAATGCGAGAGGGAAGCGACAGTCGACGACGTCCGGGCATTTGGCGCGGATCTAGTTGTCGTTGCCGCTGGCGCCGAGGTGGACGCCGTCGCGATTCCCGGGCTCGCGAAGGCGCTTACGGTCACGGAGGCGCTGGCTATGGATCGCAATCTCTGGCGCGGTGGGTCGGTCCTGATTTACGACCTGTCCGGAAGCTGGGGCACGCTGACGGCGGCGGAGACGCTTGCGGCAAGCGGTGCAGAGGTAAGCATCGTCGGCAAGCCCGAGACGGCGCTTTGGGACATCAACCTTTACAGCCGCATGATTGCGTTCGAGAGGCTGCGCGAACGCAATGTCTTCATTCAGACGCGCGCCGCGCCCGTACTTTATGATGGCGGCACCGTCACCGTGCGGGAAACGTCGGTCGGCCGCGAAACCATCCTCGGACCGTTCACCCACGTCGTCGTCGCCACGCGCGGCGTTTCTCGTCTCAAGATGCTCAACGATTTCGAACAAGCGGACGTCGCGGTTCGCAGCATCGGCGACGCGAACGCTCCGCACGCGCTGTTGCAGGCGACCTACGCGGCCAACGCACTCGCCAGAACAGTCTGA
- a CDS encoding branched-chain amino acid ABC transporter permease — MRLQSYLEPLVAAALLVCLPWTLGSNTLATEAVTLALPVLGGTLIFGYSGLLSFGQALFFGAGSYVAALLMKEAGYALVPAVAGATVAALAIGVAVGAVSIRRSGIYFVMLTLAFSNLGFFLAYSASGVTGGENGLLDVPRRTGILQALGVNLGDSTVYYGLCAALTFVGYLVMLAIRRSAFGSVLRAVRQNERRAVILGYNARIYKIASFAIAAAFAGLGGALNVGLMHFVSLSNVSVGMSERIVIVTLLGGGQSFLAALFSASIFTGLSDMLASLWPRWMLVLGLIIIVIAFGLEQRVGFAPRDILRRLVLRVKPGKPPQSSART; from the coding sequence ATGCGTCTGCAGTCTTATCTTGAGCCGCTCGTAGCCGCGGCGCTGCTCGTCTGCCTGCCCTGGACGCTGGGCTCCAACACCCTGGCCACCGAAGCCGTAACGCTGGCATTGCCGGTGCTCGGCGGTACGCTGATTTTCGGCTATTCGGGGCTGCTGTCCTTCGGGCAAGCGCTCTTCTTCGGTGCCGGGTCATATGTCGCCGCGCTGTTGATGAAGGAAGCCGGCTACGCTCTCGTCCCCGCTGTTGCCGGTGCGACGGTCGCGGCGCTGGCGATTGGGGTGGCGGTCGGCGCCGTAAGCATCCGCCGCAGCGGCATCTACTTCGTGATGCTGACGCTTGCGTTCAGCAATCTTGGCTTCTTCCTCGCCTATTCCGCCTCTGGCGTGACAGGCGGCGAAAACGGCCTGCTCGACGTGCCGCGGCGAACCGGAATCCTGCAGGCCCTTGGGGTCAATCTCGGCGATAGCACGGTCTATTACGGGCTGTGCGCCGCGCTTACCTTCGTCGGTTATCTCGTCATGTTGGCGATTAGGCGCTCTGCTTTCGGCAGCGTGCTGCGGGCGGTGCGGCAAAACGAGCGGCGTGCGGTCATTCTCGGATACAATGCGCGCATCTACAAGATCGCGTCCTTCGCAATCGCAGCCGCGTTCGCGGGGCTCGGCGGCGCGCTCAATGTGGGTCTCATGCATTTCGTTTCGCTCTCTAACGTCTCGGTCGGGATGAGCGAGCGCATCGTCATCGTCACGCTGCTTGGTGGCGGCCAGTCCTTCCTGGCAGCGTTGTTCTCCGCGAGCATCTTCACCGGACTGTCGGACATGCTGGCGAGCCTGTGGCCGCGCTGGATGTTGGTGCTGGGCCTCATCATCATCGTCATCGCCTTTGGTCTCGAACAACGGGTGGGTTTCGCGCCACGAGACATCCTCCGCCGTCTCGTGCTGCGCGTGAAACCCGGCAAGCCGCCGCAAAGCAGTGCACGAACCTGA
- a CDS encoding ABC transporter ATP-binding protein yields the protein MLTLRTENLSVRFGRFLAVQEVSLNCTGPGVHSIIGPNGAGKTTFFNALSGILPASTGRIFAGNRDITRLNPSSRLSLGIARSFQITSLFEEETVMENIRMAVQAKRGKRTQFFRRADHNPDIADRTRHFIGLFGLERVADTPVSQLSHGLKRIVDIALCVAGEAGIILLDEPTSGVGIDDIPRIRRLIEKLGEDHLVILIEHNMSVVLGISETVSVLVRGALLVTGAPHDIQRNEAVKAAYLGTSHAPA from the coding sequence ATGCTGACGCTTCGCACCGAGAATCTCAGCGTTCGTTTCGGCCGCTTCCTCGCCGTCCAGGAGGTGAGCCTGAACTGCACAGGCCCCGGCGTGCATTCCATTATTGGGCCAAACGGCGCAGGAAAGACGACCTTTTTCAACGCGCTGAGCGGGATCCTGCCGGCGTCGACCGGCCGCATCTTCGCGGGCAACCGCGATATAACGCGGCTCAATCCTTCCTCGCGCCTGTCGCTTGGCATCGCGCGCTCGTTCCAGATCACGTCCCTCTTTGAGGAGGAAACGGTGATGGAAAACATCAGGATGGCCGTTCAGGCGAAGCGCGGAAAGCGCACACAGTTCTTCCGCCGTGCCGATCACAATCCGGACATTGCTGACCGCACCCGCCACTTCATTGGCCTTTTCGGGCTTGAGAGGGTTGCGGACACGCCGGTATCGCAGCTTTCGCACGGCCTCAAGCGGATCGTGGATATCGCGCTTTGCGTCGCGGGCGAGGCGGGCATCATTCTGCTCGACGAGCCCACATCCGGCGTCGGTATCGACGATATTCCCCGTATTCGCCGCTTGATCGAGAAGCTGGGCGAGGATCACCTCGTTATTCTCATTGAGCACAACATGAGCGTCGTTCTCGGAATTTCCGAGACCGTGTCCGTCCTCGTTCGCGGCGCGCTGCTCGTGACCGGCGCGCCGCACGATATTCAACGCAACGAGGCGGTGAAGGCGGCTTATCTTGGGACCTCCCATGCTCCGGCTTAA
- a CDS encoding branched-chain amino acid ABC transporter permease — MIYAFQIVNGLGLGMLYCILALGLSVIFGLLRFVNFAHGEMFALSAYLAFVVERLGGDFWIAIVLVPLMVLAFGWALEKSLIRFTYDRSHTVQILVTFGIALVIREALIWVFGPQPHNVSTPPSLAGFISVAGFTFPVYRAFVIGLGIMITLTFWYVLERTRVGAIIRAGSERPEMLMLLGRSTSTVFSGAFCTGIALAGFAGVMFAPLRGVDPNIGAEALGIAFIAVTIGGLGSYSGVVVASLILGVIQSVMSTAWPEGASLMLYIAMAAVILIRPRGLFGKAV; from the coding sequence ATGATTTACGCATTCCAGATCGTTAACGGCCTGGGATTGGGGATGCTCTACTGCATCCTGGCGCTGGGTCTGAGCGTCATCTTTGGACTCTTGCGCTTCGTGAACTTCGCCCATGGCGAGATGTTCGCGCTGTCGGCCTATCTCGCCTTTGTCGTGGAGCGGCTCGGAGGTGACTTCTGGATCGCGATTGTTCTGGTGCCCCTGATGGTTCTGGCTTTCGGATGGGCGCTGGAGAAATCGTTGATCCGCTTCACCTACGACCGCTCGCACACTGTTCAGATTCTGGTCACTTTCGGCATCGCGCTTGTTATCCGTGAGGCTCTGATTTGGGTGTTCGGGCCGCAGCCGCACAACGTGTCCACGCCGCCGTCGCTCGCCGGGTTCATCAGCGTGGCGGGCTTCACATTTCCGGTCTACCGCGCCTTCGTGATCGGCTTGGGTATCATGATCACGCTTACATTCTGGTACGTGCTTGAGCGTACACGCGTCGGTGCGATCATCCGCGCTGGCAGCGAGCGGCCGGAGATGTTGATGCTGCTCGGCCGGAGCACCAGCACGGTGTTCAGTGGGGCGTTCTGCACCGGCATTGCGCTGGCCGGATTCGCTGGCGTGATGTTTGCGCCTTTGCGTGGCGTCGATCCGAATATAGGCGCGGAGGCGCTCGGCATCGCCTTTATCGCCGTCACTATCGGCGGCCTCGGTAGCTATAGCGGTGTCGTCGTCGCTTCGCTCATCCTTGGCGTGATCCAGAGCGTGATGTCTACGGCTTGGCCGGAAGGGGCGAGCCTGATGCTCTATATCGCCATGGCCGCCGTCATTCTGATCCGTCCGCGCGGCTTGTTTGGAAAGGCTGTGTGA
- a CDS encoding CaiB/BaiF CoA-transferase family protein, with protein MNAKRTLPLSGVRVLDFGHTVMGPSCAMILADFGADVLKIEPAPNGDPTRHLKGFGTGYFGYFNRNKRSIAINLKTAEGQEIARDIVRRADVLIENFAPGTMDRLGLGVETVMALNPRLIYASLKGFLDGPYKNRLALDEVVQMMSGLAYMTGPSGRPLRAGTSVVDITGGMFAVIAILLALRDRDRTGEGRVVESALFETAVFLMGQHLCYAAQSTGPIPPMPERVSAWAIYETFTLKDSRQIFIGITTDSHWQRFCALMGRQDLLDNPAFATNNARVEARPILLPIITEILGKLTLDEALKLAEDARIPFAPIARAEDLFTDPHLLATDGLMPTVLPNGIKTALPKLPVNFAGANLSVRLDPPQTGADTREVLSDLGFSKTKIEKLAADGVVVVAGRETVSGSSGG; from the coding sequence GTGAATGCAAAGCGGACCTTGCCACTGTCGGGCGTGAGGGTGTTGGATTTCGGGCATACAGTGATGGGCCCCTCCTGCGCGATGATTCTTGCCGATTTCGGCGCGGATGTGCTCAAGATCGAGCCCGCGCCCAATGGCGATCCGACGCGCCATCTGAAGGGATTCGGTACCGGCTATTTCGGCTATTTCAACCGCAACAAGCGGTCCATCGCCATCAATCTGAAGACGGCCGAGGGGCAGGAGATTGCGCGCGACATCGTGCGGCGGGCGGATGTCCTTATCGAAAACTTCGCGCCCGGAACGATGGACCGTCTCGGCCTTGGTGTTGAAACGGTCATGGCGCTCAATCCGCGGCTTATATACGCGAGCTTGAAGGGGTTTCTCGACGGCCCCTACAAGAACCGGCTGGCGCTCGATGAGGTCGTGCAAATGATGTCGGGCCTGGCCTACATGACCGGCCCGAGTGGACGCCCGCTGCGTGCAGGGACGTCGGTCGTTGATATCACCGGCGGGATGTTTGCCGTCATCGCCATTCTTCTCGCGTTGCGCGATCGCGACCGCACTGGGGAAGGGCGTGTCGTCGAGTCCGCCCTGTTCGAGACGGCGGTGTTTCTCATGGGGCAACATCTCTGTTACGCCGCGCAATCGACAGGTCCCATTCCGCCGATGCCGGAGCGTGTGTCTGCTTGGGCCATTTATGAAACCTTCACGCTCAAGGACAGCCGGCAGATCTTCATCGGCATCACCACCGATAGCCACTGGCAGCGCTTTTGCGCCCTGATGGGGCGGCAAGACTTGCTTGACAACCCGGCTTTCGCAACCAACAACGCCCGCGTCGAGGCCCGTCCGATCCTGCTTCCGATCATCACGGAGATACTTGGCAAGCTCACGCTCGATGAGGCGCTAAAGCTCGCGGAAGACGCGCGCATTCCATTCGCACCGATCGCGCGAGCGGAGGACCTGTTCACCGATCCGCATTTGCTGGCGACAGACGGCCTGATGCCGACGGTGCTTCCTAACGGCATCAAGACGGCACTTCCCAAGTTGCCGGTCAATTTTGCCGGCGCCAATTTGTCCGTCCGACTCGATCCGCCGCAAACCGGTGCCGACACCCGTGAAGTGTTGTCGGATCTTGGCTTCAGCAAGACAAAAATCGAGAAACTGGCTGCAGATGGTGTCGTTGTCGTTGCCGGCCGGGAGACAGTATCCGGATCGTCGGGTGGCTAG
- a CDS encoding SDR family NAD(P)-dependent oxidoreductase, giving the protein MSRNILLVGGSGGIGKACAEWFESRGDTLFTLDREQGQDAANSDDYKKVLAGVTHLDVVVNAAGSVGVGGIEDCTIAEWRRVLDDNLTSAFVACQAAFPLLRRGASIVLFSSVNGRHGGNRLSGPAYASAKAAIIGLTKHLAKDLAPRGVRVNAIAPGPVETPMLGRLSNEEIEKLRATMPLGNIVAASEIAGTVGWLCSPDAKSITGMVIDINGGMWMA; this is encoded by the coding sequence ATGAGCAGGAACATCCTCTTGGTCGGCGGTTCCGGGGGCATCGGCAAGGCATGCGCTGAGTGGTTCGAATCGCGGGGCGACACGCTCTTCACGCTTGACCGCGAGCAAGGGCAGGACGCGGCCAATTCCGATGACTATAAGAAGGTTCTGGCCGGCGTCACGCATCTCGATGTTGTTGTCAACGCGGCGGGTTCCGTCGGGGTCGGCGGAATCGAGGATTGCACGATCGCGGAATGGCGCCGCGTGCTCGACGACAATCTGACGTCGGCCTTTGTTGCATGCCAGGCGGCGTTTCCGCTGCTGCGTCGTGGCGCCTCCATCGTGTTGTTCAGCTCGGTCAACGGACGGCACGGCGGCAATCGCCTATCCGGCCCTGCTTATGCGTCGGCGAAGGCGGCCATCATCGGTCTGACGAAGCACCTCGCTAAGGATCTTGCGCCGCGCGGCGTTCGCGTGAATGCAATCGCGCCGGGTCCGGTTGAGACGCCGATGCTGGGGCGGTTGTCGAACGAGGAAATAGAGAAGCTGCGCGCGACCATGCCGCTCGGCAACATCGTCGCCGCGAGCGAGATTGCGGGTACGGTGGGATGGCTGTGCTCGCCGGACGCCAAGTCGATCACCGGCATGGTGATCGATATCAACGGCGGAATGTGGATGGCGTAG